A genome region from Brassica oleracea var. oleracea cultivar TO1000 chromosome C2, BOL, whole genome shotgun sequence includes the following:
- the LOC106327479 gene encoding trypsin inhibitor B-like, translating to MMSSFPLVSFLITLMLAAAVCTHGENRVNDTDGNPLRTTAQYLILPLSPRSNGGGLLPVPVKLQPLCPLGISQSSVKALPGLPVSFSYPYAIMDTYVNEMEAINIEFKSDKWPGCEEFSKYWEVDESSSASEEPAILVGGKKHERNSWFKIERKEPFYGGIAYKLTTLTGTIGTVPGPWENAPQLVLTNDTAKTFLVKFHKVHGDTTATTSTSRQEKLGLRMFPF from the coding sequence ATGATGTCATCATTCCCATTGGTCTCCTTTCTCATCACTCTCATGTTGGCTGCAGCTGTATGCACCCACGGGGAAAATCGCGTGAATGACACCGACGGAAATCCACTTCGAACGACTGCACAATACTTGATCCTACCACTCTCCCCGAGGAGTAACGGAGGTGGTCTTCTCCCAGTCCCCGTTAAACTACAGCCCCTTTGTCCACTTGGCATCAGCCAATCCTCGGTTAAGGCCTTACCAGGCCTACCGGTTAGCTTCTCATATCCATACGCGATCATGGACACATATGTTAACGAAATGGAAGCTATAAACATCGAGTTCAAGTCAGACAAATGGCCGGGCTGCGAGGAGTTTTCCAAGTACTGGGAAGTCGATGAATCCTCATCGGCTTCAGAGGAGCCTGCGATTCTCGTCGGTGGTAAGAAGCACGAACGAAACAGCTGGTTTAAAATTGAGAGAAAAGAACCTTTTTACGGAGGAATTGCTTACAAGTTGACCACCTTAACCGGAACCATTGGAACCGTCCCCGGGCCTTGGGAAAATGCACCACAACTAGTTCTCACCAATGATACTGCGAAGACCTTCCTCGTCAAATTCCACAAGGTTCATGGTGATACCACGGCTACTACTTCTACTTCACGTCAGGAGAAGTTAGGTCTAAGGATGTTCCCATTCTAA
- the LOC106327478 gene encoding osmotic avoidance abnormal protein 3-like, whose protein sequence is MVKGENLLTGECTKSKLWLVDLAGSERVAKTEVQGERLKETQSINKSLSALGDVIYALANKSSHIPFRNSKLTHLLQDSLGGDSKTLMFVQISPNEKDNSETLCSLNFASRVRGIELGPAKKQLDNTELLKYKQMVEKWKQDMKVKDEQMRKMEETMFGLEAKVKERDIKNKTLQEKVKELELQLLVERKLARQHVDTKIAEYQTKQQNGDENIPSKRPPLATIPLGSNKSSNETSTSKEMVNLNRPPLSESTTTSNDLPPLPNGCVKYNDLMEKENNNPEMAERLQISKSTGRFSVCPKRILPPPAPRRSTLAPMPYFPITSTSPSRPHEKSGTSQVLRISPKLRKSNGKMLSSILRRSMQKRMHMKPYQRQQPLRRVGINVGMEKVRLSIGSRGRLAHRVLLTNARKAGLKETPLKQIQKEKERWI, encoded by the exons ATGGTAAAAGGGGAGAATTTGTTGACTGGAGAATGCACAAAAAGCAAACTATGGTTAGTTGATTTAGCAGGAAGCGAACGGGTTGCAAAGACAGAAGTGCAAGGAGAACGGCTCAAGGAGACTCAAAGCATCAACAAATCATTATCTGCTCTTGGTGATGTCATATATGCTCTTGCCAATAAAAGCTCTCACATTCCTTTCAG AAATTCAAAGCTCACCCACTTACTTCAGGATTCTCTAG GAGGAGATTCGAAGACCCTCATGTTTGTACAAATCAGTCCTAACGAGAAAGACAACAGCGAAACGCTATGCTCACTGAATTTTGCTAGTAGAGTTAGAGGGATAGAGCTGGGGCCTGCAAAGAAGCAGCTAGACAATACTGAACTCTTGAAATACAAGCAAATG GTTGAGAAATGGAAGCAAGATATGAAAGTAAAAGACGAACAGATGAGGAAAATGGAGGAAACGATGTTCGGTTTAGAAGCGAAGGTCAAGGAACGAGACATTAAGAACAAAACTCTTCAAGAAAAG GTTAAAGAACTTGAATTGCAACTGCTAGTAGAGAGGAAGCTGGCTCGTCAACATGTAGACACCAAGATTGCTGAGTATCAGACGAAACAACAGAACGGAGATGAAAACATCCCATCAAAGAGGCCACCACTTGCAACCATACCGTTGGGAAGCAACAAGAGCTCAAATGAAACCTCAACTTCGAAAGAAATGGTGAATCTAAACCGACCGCCACTCTCAGAGAGCACCACCACCAGCAATGATCTACCGCCTTTACCTAACGGTTGCGTCAAGTACAACGACCTCATGGAGAAGGAGAACAACAATCCAGAAATGGCTGAGCGGTTGCAAATATCCAAGAGTACAGGGAGATTCTCCGTTTGTCCAAAGCGTATTCTACCACCTCCAGCTCCAAGAAGGAGCACTCTTGCCCCTATGCCATACTTTCCAATCACATCAACTTCGCCATCAAGGCCTCATGAAAAGAGCGGCACTAGCCAGGTGCTACGCATCAGCCCCAAGTTGCGTAAAAGCAACGGGAAGATGCTGAGCAGCATACTGAGACGGAGCATGCAAAAGAGAATGCATATGAAACCTTACCAGAGACAGCAGCCGTTGAGAAGAGTTGGCATTAATGTAGGAATGGAGAAAGTTAGGTTGTCTATAGGAAGCAGAGGAAGGTTAGCTCACAGAGTTTTGCTAACCAATGCTCGCAAGGCAGGTCTAAAGGAAACACCACTGAAACAGATACAGAAGGAGAAAGAGAGATGGATCTGA
- the LOC106323684 gene encoding ATPase family AAA domain-containing protein 1-B-like, with amino-acid sequence MVLAATNRPSELDEAIMRRLPQAFEIGMPERKERAEILKVTLKGERVEPDIDYDHLARLCEGYTGSDIFELCKKEVPRPLSQLDLEKVLATSKKTQAAAGEYCGLRWSREPVEVEAAISGISKLLVSQFINLQSGSQDKTIHVCL; translated from the exons ATGGTACTTGCTGCAACAAACAGACCATCAGAGCTTGATGAAGCAATAATGAGGCGTCTTCCTCAAGCCTTTGAGATTGGAATGCCTGAACGTAAGGAGAGAGCTGAGATATTGAAAGTGACGCTGAAAGGAGAGAGGGTGGAGCCCGATATTGACTACGATCACTTAGCTCGTCTATGCGAAGGCTACACCGGATCGGACATCTTTGAGCTCTGCAAGAAAGAA GTACCTAGGCCATTGTCACAGTTGGATTTGGAGAAAGTTCTTGCTACGTCGAAGAAGACGCAAGCTGCAGCAGGCGAGTATTGTGGATTGAGATGGTCAAGGGAACCAGTTGAGGTGGAAGCAGCTATAAGTGGAATCTCGAAGCTACTGGTCTCTCAGTTCATCAACCTTCAGTCTGGTTCTCAGGATAAAACTATTCATGTATGTTTATAA